The genomic region TTGTTATCATTTTATCTTTTTACCTCTGTTCTTCATAACCAACTTgtctttgtgtttttttttttccatatatAGAGAAAGTTTAATGTAATGTACTGACAGCATAAAATGTTTTACACAATCGTACAATCACATCTATTATTTTAAATgactatttattttattaatataaaaaataattatttttattaatagatattatataattagatgtacgtgtaaaattattttacaatatattaaaattaaattcatatatatTAGGGCATATGTATagaaaagaaaggaaagcaaCATGCACAGGAAATAAAGTTAAATATAGATGGGGTAAATCTTTGATCTGATAAGGACTAATCAATCATCCCTTAATTAGAAATGTTATGCTAAGTTCTAATGAAGGAATAATGTGTttttgtgtgtatgtgtgtgtaatTTTTAATTGTGATTAGCAAATGACGGGTTgaatgtaatttttaatttttttatcaaattaataataaaaatataagtattttttttaacataatacataattaaatatatatattattatactgacagtatatcaaaattaaattaatatttttttatgttaattcCTTTAGAAGAGTTGATTATATATctaattttagagagagagaaaaaatcaACCGAATCAAAATGTCCAATAAGATTAGATTGATTTTGTAAATAATAAACaaacaattttagaaaaataaatccAAATATGCCAATCAAATATTTAGGTTACATTTAAAAGAAATATATTTTTAGGATATATTTAGTTGAGagtaaaaatgaaataaaatttcttcatgtAAATGAATGAACACAAATGTTTCTCACTCTACATCTTTTCCACACTTGGTGATCACCAATCTTGGTCTCCACATTATTAGcaattatcatttttttaaaaatctagagACCAACAAAATAAGAGTGAATAATAATTGTGGCCATGCTTTGTATTTTTCATTGTTTGTTTTATATGACACATTAATtccactagtctttttctttgccTTTGTCAGTCCATGCGTGTGTTCTTAACTTCTTATATGACTTTACATGTGTGAACACTTTCTGAGCCCTAGCCACGTTTTATTTTATGTATAGTGATGAGTACTAATTATatgattatgattttttttatatttaatttttcatttctcttttcttttccttttgttaaTTATACTAGAAAGTTGATTGCTTTTATGGTAATGAAAACTGAAAAGaaggaaaattaaaaaaagttggAATATGTATGTGTTTGAATTTTGTTGGCTCCCTTGGCTTCTATTGTTGTTTAATAATTGATAATTGATTGATTCTCCAAAAATCACTCTATTCATAAGTGAGATTACATTTCCTTAATTAATATAAGGACCCAAGTCATATGAGATGCCATAACTTTCTCACAGCATTGTTTATTACCAAATTTAGAGTTTcacttaaaaataaaagaaaatagcaAAATTAcccatataaaataattatggtgaCAAAACTACTcttcacccaaaaaaaaaaaaattactctatcctccaaacaaaaaaatattcataTAACAAATTTATCGTAAAAAcattttatcaaaataagataatattttttagataatgttaaatctttttcataaatttttttttgtttcaatagATAATTTTAATATGAGTTCAATTACAAGCCAAATTTTTTAACCAATATTAATCAATTttctgaaattattttttttatcctaaattctaaatcctaaattttAAACTATAAATTCTAAATCACAAATTCTAACCCTAAATTCTCTAAAAACTaagagttaaaaaaaataaatttacaataaaaaattaataacataTAACATAAATTATANNNNNNNNNNNNNNNNNNNNNNNNNNNNNNNNNNNNNNNNNNNNNNNNNNNNNNNNNNNNNNNNNNNNNNNNNNNNNNNNNNNNNNNNNNNNNNNNNNNNNNNNNNNNNNNNNNNNNNNNNNNNNNNNNNNNNNNNNNNNNNNNNNNNNNNNNNNNNNNNNNNNNNNNNNNNNNNNNNNNNNNNNNNNNNNNNNNNNNNNNNNNNNNNNNNNNNNNNNNNNNNNNNNNNNNNNNNNNNNNNNNNNNNNNNNNNNNNNNNNNNNNNNNNNNNNNNNNNNNNNNNNNNNNNNNNNNNNNNNNNNNNNNNNNNNNNNNNNNNNNNNNNNNNNNNNNNNNNNNNNNNNNNNNNNNNNNNNNNNNNNNNNNNNNNNNNNNNNNNNNNNNNNNNNNNNNNNNNNNNNNNNNNNNNNNNNNNNNNNNNNNNNNNNNNNNNNNNNNNNNNNNNNNNNNNNNNNNGGATTGCTTGCTGCTAGGGTATTTGGCATGGCATAGCCCCAATTGACCTATAATCATTCAAACTTCAAAGTCTATATACAAAGGAATATCATAAGTTAGGAAAATTTTGATTTTCCATTCTTAATTTTGTCCATAAGCTCATTAATAATCCCTTGGAAATTCACTTTACATTTCCTAGGTCTTACTTTGAAAAAATGTAACAATAGTACTAATTAATAACAATACAACCCAAAACAAGAGACCAAATTAATGAGAATTTATTGACCTCATGGCTTGCATCACAATTGACCTAACCTTATCTTGGAAGTAAAGACTAATTAAATACAACTATTTATCCCCGTCAAATAAATTAATgtcttatttatatataaaaaaaaagtttaatgacacattttataaaataaaaacacaagtATTATGTAATTTAATCTCTAAGAAAAACCTAAAACagccctgacaattatctcgaaagacaacgaggttcttgacaaaaaaaaaactcaactcAGTCCCTGAAAGGACAATGAGGTCCCTGTGTCAAAAaaagtcaatattttttttttgcacaggGGACTAATCAATCTCAAAAAAAATCAGGGGTCGaattaggtattttttttttcttgaggaCCTCGTTATCCTTTTAAAGTAATTATCAGGAGTCGGGTGGGTATTCACTCTTTATCTTTCAATATATACTTCTATAAATAGAAGGATATAACCATGGTGCTAAATAATAGATACCAATTAANNNNNNNNAGAAAGGTTGCCGACGACCAAACAAATGAGGGTTTTGTCCATAATAATAATCTTGTTGCAATAAAGAAAAGCCCCATTTGTTGACAATGACACCCCAAAGTGTCGTATTAGGGAATATTTTCAAAGACATAAACAGCTAATTTACTAAACATATTTCACAATAAGACACAAAGCAAAGCAAAATAATATGCATAAAGAAAGGGGTTGAAAATCAAGCCTCAAGGTCCAAACAAAACTCCTCATATCAAATTCTATTGAGAAATAAGTTTTTTTAACCTTACAAATACAAAGATTGCAAAATAGTAAACAAATTGTTAATGTAAGAATATGCCGACATTGATCAcataagtaaattttttttttcgtacttgttattgattctccaaagttagttttttctatttttttttattgacaaAATAAAGATTTTGATACGCATAAGAGGTTTTTTTTTCGTATATGGAAGTAAAAGTAGTGATATAccttaacattgtaatttttggtgttttttaaaagTGTGAAAgatacacaaatcggagggttcgatttatatatttcaaattttttaatttttttaaacagaAATCTCTTGGTCCGATTTATGTACTTCTCACAAATCAGACAGTCCAATTTTTGTTTATCTAATTAAACGGTTCTACACTTGAGAATAACACACATCAacccacattttaaaaaaatacggTTTCTACTccaatatcaaaaacaaaatctGCACATAAAACTAGACTGATATTTATAAAAAAGAGTAGATTTCGCTCTTAGATATTAGATTTCAACCATTCTAAATGTTTGCAATCGTCAAATCAGTCATAAATTTCGATTACTAAATATCTGCATAACAAGTcgtttacataaataaaatcaattaatttttaCACCTAATATTTTTTCTAATTAAGAAAAGACTTTTTATTTACTTGCTATCTAATATCTAAATGAATATCAGTCTATTATTTTACATTGAgtgtataaaataatttaaatcatATTGAGTTGTGATATCCATAAATTAAGATAAGCTTATATCATATATATGAAtctatatttttctttcaattctcaaatcaaaacaaacaaaaaaacaaaaacatcTTAATCTTAATTGAATACATTTTCTGTTATGTCAAGTgctcaaaacaaattaaaaaaaaaaaacaagaataaattaagaaaaaatagtaGATAAGCATAGGAAGAAAGTCAATAAAAGACAAGGTTCATGTCTTTGTCCAAGCTTAGctgttcatgaatcctaccactCACTTAGTAGCCATTGAACACTTTAAAGCAATCCCAACAggttttaatttattaattggaCTTTTTTAGGGTTTGTGGGTTCCCAAAAGTAGCCCCCCCTAAGAATACATCCAAAATTCCCAACAACTATAAAAATGAGTTCCCCCCATCAAAACAATGACAAATtctcatttttgtatgttttcctAAGTGCCAAATACACCTATCCACATTAAGCAATGAGGTGTTGCCACGAATTAATTAAATTTGATGTTGAAAGATGGAGAAAAAATTTTCATCATTCAAAACTCTTGCCAATCATTCTTTTAGTAAAAGTTTCCCATGCTATTTTTTAAGTGAAACTATGTTCTACACATTTTATATAATTTGTATTGACTTATTTACATTTACAATAAgattaaagtttgaatttttaaagtgattttttttaattaaatgtaTTNNNNNNNNNNNNNNNNNNNNNNNNNNNNNNNNNNNNNNNNNNNNaagtaataccttacgtgagtaagggtcgaatcccacagagattgttggtttgaagcaatctatggttatcttgcaatttttgtatttataaaataattagaattaaaaaaatcaattcacaatattttaaaaagaaaacacTAAATGATATAAcctttttttttaacaatatagAAAATGCAAGGACCTAAATATGGTCCTCACTTTAGGTGtactctaatttattttttttcatattggACATTTGGTATCAACTTTTTGAGGCGAATCTTATGTTCAACCTATAACTAAGGTGCAAAGAGGGTGGGGGAAGGGAACACCAAAGAGAATAATTCCAATGCCCTCTTTCATCTTTTTAACCACTTGTGCAATAGTACAACACTGCTTTTTTATCTTGTAATACTACCACACTGTTCTTGTTGTTAACttgttggtgatgatgatgatgatgaatgatgataaggaTGCTAAAGATGACAAACTTAAGGCTTTGGAAGATTTGccataaaaatataaataggGTTATCCTTGTTTTCTATCATTTATTTTATCAGTTTGACATTAGTTTttgttttaggattttaggatttaatttttagaatttagagtttaattttataatattaatgtGAAAAGCATTCAATtgatcagaataaaaatactaaCTTACTTTCAAaacttataaaaataaaaatttccagctgttttttttatataaaaattatcgTTGTGTTATTCTCGGTTCTGGAAAAGTGGTGTGTTTTAATTTAGTATGGAGGTAATAATAAATCGGAGAGTCTGatttacatatttaaaaaaaaaaaattaatactgaANNNNNNNNNNNNNNNNNNNNNNNNNNNNNNNNNNNNNNNNNNNNNNNNNNNNNNNNNNNNNNNNNNNNNNNNNNNNNNNNNNNNNNNNNNNNNNNNNNNNNNNNNNNNNNNNNNNNNNNNNNNNNGAGGATTTGAtttgtatatttaaaaaaaattaatattaaaacaaaaattgaaggataggttttgtattttaaaaattttaaaaaattaaaattcacaaATTAGAGGATAAATTTTGTATTACTtcatcaaaaggtaaattttGTGCCAATACATAAATTAGAGGATAggttttgtattttaaaaattaaaaaaaaaaaaagttaaacttCATAATAGGGGATAGGGAATTTTTCACTTTTGTTATTTACTTTACTAGTCTAGTTTTGAGCCTTGTTTGCCCTTTATCATACTCTTGCCAATATTTTTACTTTTCATGTTGGCCATAAATAGCCACGGTTTGGTAACTGTCACCAAATAAAAGgaataaataaagaaagaaacaaagatttTTTGCTATAATAAAATTGGTCTAATTTTCCATTCATCCAAAAGCCTACaacaaaatacattaattttcATCCACTAGAATGAGAGACCAATAAATCAAAGACATAAACAACTATTTTGTCTTGTCCCATTATCCATCATAATATCTTTGTATCTTCACCCTAAAACATTTAATCCAACTTTTTGGACAAACAAACAATGCAAGCTTAAACCATTTGATTTATGACATTTGTGTCACAAACTAGAAACAGCTTAATCTGAATTATGTAGCAGCTTGCAACAACATTGAAACAAGTACAAACATTAGATTCTAACCCCAATAGTAGAAATCTAAACTGAAATatgcaaacaaacaaaaaaagaaaagcatTTATATAACTCTAGTGGAGacatatgtatatagatatataattatatatataacatacACAAGTTCTATAACAGGATTTTGGGGTTCTGCTGCTCCAAATCAATTCAGTAATAAGTGCTACAAACAAAAGATATGTATTCACTTCTATCAAGTGATCATCACAGCCAAGCCCTGTTCTTCTATGTTCTGATCTCCCCTCCTGTTATTGAGGTTGAAAAGGTTAAAATGGGGCAAAGCTTGTAATCTTGTATATGGTGATTCAGCGAAACCCCGCAAACGACCCGAAACTATGGTACTTTAGCAGAACCAACCACCATAGATGTTATAACAGTGAGTAATGCTACACAATTATATATAACTACACACCACTACTATAAAGTAGGATACAAAAATAGTaggaaataaaaaatagaaaaactcaAAGTGAAAATGTCAGGCTTATAGTTATGTATGGCCTCCTGTAGAGCAAGGTTAAAAGTGGTGGTAGTATATTAACAGTTAGGATTAACGAAATTCTTCATCTCCTCCATTAGGCAATAGAAGTGATCATTGTTTGGTAAGAAGTAGAATCCAATTGTGGCCTCTTTTAGGTAAAGAAGTTTCACATTCTGGCCACTGTTCTTGAGGCCTTCAACATATTCCAATTGCCAATCTTGGAGAAGATCCAAACCCGCGACACAAACTAGGCTCTTAGGGAACTTTAGTCCTGCGATGCTCTTACCCCGGGGACCAAATGGGTTACAAGCCGGATGGTCTCTGTCTTCGCCTTCAGGAAGGAAGGCTCGCCAATACCAATCGCGGTCTTGCAACTTCACGAAGTACTTCCCATCAAGTTTCTTCTCTGACTCCGTCCTCTTCTCCCCACCGAACAACGGATGGAGAAGAATGTTACCTAGAATCTCGACATCTTCCTTGGCAGCCCTCACTGCCACATGATGAGCAATGTTACCGCCAGAACTATCCCCGGCCATGTACACATGAACCTTGGAATCCTTTCCACTTTGAAGCCATACCCTTGACTTGACCCACTTAAGTGCAGCCCAGCCATCTTCATATGCACACGGATACCTATGCTCCGGTGATCGCCGGTAATTCACAGACACCACAACAGCCTTACAATTGCTGACAAGGCGGCGACAGAAAGTGTCATAGATAGCACTATTAGCTGATGAATGAGAGAAGCTTCCACCATGGAAGAAGATTATGACGGGCACAACCTCGGTGGTGCTCAAGGGCTTCTCCAACTCTATCATGCCCCACCTAGCATCATTCTCCGGTGCCGGCTGATAAACCCGGTTGAAGAGACCAGTTTTCTTATCAACATGATCAAAAGAGAACACCCCATCAACAGGAATTGTATTGGCAGGTACCTTGCGATCGAGAAAATCGTCCAATTCTCGATTGAATGTTCCATCTGCACGCCTTAGTAGATTATAAGCCAGCTTGAAATTGGAGATAAGCACCCATGTATTGAGTGGAACAACCCTCTGTAAAATCNNNNNNNNNNNNNNNNNNNNNNNNNNNNNNNNNNNNNNNNNNNNNNNNAAATCTTAAGGAAAAAACAAAAGTTTTCAACTTGGGGCAACAAATCAAAATCTCAATTTTTGCACTTACCAGAACAAGAAACAAGAGGCCTACATGGAAGAAATGGAAAgtacaagagagagagagagggagagagagaaagagagagaaaatcaaACACCCCATCCCccaataaaacaaaaaatcatcctAATAGGAACTTCATCATCATTAACACCCCTATAGTTAGAAAATAAAATCCCCCTTTGCAcccaaaaacaaaagaacaacatTTACTCTGCAACTCAGACATGTTATGTGCAATTGAAGCTAAAGATTGGAAATTTCCAcctcaaacaccaaaacccatcACCAAAAACACCTCCAATCACTTAATCAGAACACAAAAACCCAAAGAAATGCACCACAACATAATGCCAGCctcattaaaaaagaaatttaagaacaaaaatgttttaaaaaaaaaagtctatgTTTATGTTATTACCTTAGATTCATTAAGGTTGACTTCATTGCTGCCAGTCATGTCTTGTttgttccttcttctcttttttttttttttctctctctctgtctTATCTCAATAGCCAAAGAGACTTTCAAAAAAACAAatccagagagagagagagagagagagggctaAGGAAAAAGCAACAGTGATGAATGATGATCTTCTCACAGTAATAAGTAACACGGACCCTTTATGAGAATGGTAACAAGAGATGATAAAAAGGGTTCCTTTGGTGATGGGGGTGGGGGTAGAAAGAGGAATCAGAGAAGTGCTtggtgtgtgtgtatatatatgtatgtctGTGTGTGTTTGTGTTAGAGAGAGAGGAAAAGGAACAAAGGAAGGGACAGAGTTTGTTGTGAGTGTGTGTGGAATGAAGGAAGaaggtggagagagagagagagagatgagagttAGAGGGGTGAGTGAGAAGGAAGAGAAGGAtaaagaaaggagagagagagagagagagagagagagagagagagagagtNNNNNNNNNNNNNNNNNNNNNNNNNNNNNNNNNNNNNNNNNNNNNNNNNNNNNNNNNNNNNNNNNNNNNttttttattttttttctcttttaaaaactaaataaaagtaaTATTTAAAAGATACACAGTTGTATTGATCAACAATTTTAATTGGTTGAGAGAAGaatgtgttaaaaaaaattataatcagTTTTATTgtcttgaaaaaaaaatcactATTATTGATAATAAAGCACCTTCTCTATAaaaagcaaaacaaaagaaaatattaaCATTAATATTTGTATTTCAATTaagttataattatttaatagttAACTAAGATGAAATCTATGAGTAAAGTATAGCAACCCGGATCCAATAACTTAGAATTTTTGGTGGGATGTTTGATAAGTTTTTGTTTTGTATGGTTGTTGGtgtgtggagagagagagagagaaggagagaaattttgaattgaaaagACATGTGTGACGTAGGAGTGTTGCGTTTTGTGCGTTAGTGTGTGGCAGAAGCCTTTCTTTCTTGATGGCAATTCACAATCTCCGTTTTACTTCACAATGGAACTtctcaattttttaaattatttgataaaatataattcaaaagGTATAAGTAGACAATGaattaaataatgtgaataatagatatattAGATGTTCATTTGATTAGGTGTACGGATAGTTATTCtactattaagatttaggtggataATTTAGAGGTGCAGTGTGTTTTAATTTGATTGGTGATTATTCATGTTGTTCAAGAAAATTATTGGTTACTTAGCATAACCTAtactttataaaataatttaaaaaaattgagaaaattcactCTCTTTTACATTCTGTGTTGTCCAAAACAGCTTTCTTTTATTCCATTTTTGGGATTACTCCTTTCCCATTCAAACGGGAAGgtaattttcttattttagtaCTCCCCATTCATTTCTCATTAATTACTACTACCTTCTCCCAACTTCACCACTCTTAATTgcccttttattctttattaaTTGTTTCTTGGATTTTACTCCTATTTGTTAACATttcattttaatatatatttattaacaATAATACATAAAGAGACANNNNNNNNNNNNNNNNNNNNNNNNNNNNNNNNNNNNNNNNNNNNNNNNNNNNNNNNNNNNNNNNNNNNNNNNNNNNNNNNNNNNNNNNNNNNNNNNNNNNtttaattaataaaaaattttaatatataattttcatCATTACTCTTATTAGATCTACATCATTAGATTATGTTTGTACGTTTAAATTATGATGAAGATAATTAGTCTATTactatcaataatattttttttttttgcactctTAATCTATTTACCAACACTTTTTTCTTATTTGTGTGTTTGCTAATATGTATTCCAAATATACTAGTTAAGAATTCCAAAGAAAAATAAGTTTTACTAAGAATGATTAAAAAAATACCTTTCATATTTTTTTAcactaaatatataaaaaaaaaatcaaaatttggtCAACCTTTCATGATGAGAACACAAacacaaataaagaaaaattaaactcaaatataaatatatataatttaatttattttacaaatatatttatattttaatatatattttatattaataattaattttaataaattattagtgTATACCTAACATAATCGATTAATCGATTAAGAATAACATGTTTCTTAATCCTAAGCTCAGTTCTTGAAGGTGAAGTTACCAGTCCCTTTAATTAAGGAACAATCAGGTACTACAAATCACACAACCAAACCTATTCAAACCaaagatgaaaaataaaaaataaaaaactttttaaaTGGAATTGATCACAATTGTCATACTCTAATGTATAATAGAAAATAAAGGAACGGATATTTTTAAATATTGGAAAGTATGCGTGAATTGGAATATATTTTATAAGTAAACTTGGAATGTTGACCAATAGTAGGGTTTTTTAAGTAAAATCCAAAAGTAATCAAAGTAACAAAGTTTTAATTTCTAGCCGCTAAAATACTTCTTTTATCCTAAAATATTATGATTATGAAAGTGTGGTATACATAAAAAAGTCATTATATCTAGATGCAAATAAATTGAGTTTTGAATGTAACAAAATTCTAAAATAACATATTTTTAGAATAAATTATATGCAACTTTAGGTTAAATAATATGAAAAGACTTTTACGTACTTAACTAATGTTAatgtattttaaaataattaaacttgtaacatgggtaaccggagattattggATTGAATTagttgggttggcccaatcgtctgaagaAGGAAGGCTTTGAGCAGGTTTGCGATccagggcctccgtccgacttgtgtgtGAGAGAATgggaggtggtacctgcaagaacaCTCCGATGTCTAAGTCAGCAAAGGAGTaaaacaggtctagagagtattgggcttaGTGATACCTaaggagtgtcagtgtatttatagtgatgAACctataaccaccgttggagtagttccaccattTAAGGAGGAATAACCGCccatttatcttagggaagttgggatATGGCTCCTAGAAGTGGGTGGAGAGATTTTAGGGTCAGTTACTCATTTGAGtgagtgcttatctgccagctaatttccgttcccgacttctttagagcaagtcgtggcaAGAACCGACTTTGCAGGACAAAGGTCGGCGTTAGGgtgaggctcaatcctttggattgggcctttcgtttgaacctgggccttagcgttgggtcagggtatgaacagtgcccctactcgagcccaatttctttcaagacttgggttcgagtattctactcgaGATCGTAGCCGACCTGTAGAGGAACCGATGTGATCGTTTggaaccgacgtgacttttcgtgacttttgaattttcacagtcgcgtctaatcaaacgtcgcgtccgttagaGGTTTGTGTATCTATACGTAGGGATTAattaccttggtaacggtgcacccaTTAATGACCGCTTCTacttttaccattatgcccctaacgtgtttataaatacttttcctctctttcgttgtttcgtttctgcaaattttcaaactttttctCCTCTGTTAGGAAGAAATTCTTACTTGGAGGAATTCATCTTTCTCTGCCCCTACCTTTTTTCAGGCGAAGGTtagtttttctctcttctctttttataAAGTGCTTCtatttgcatgcttttattttagaGAGAGGAGTTGGCTTGTAGGCTTCTATTTGACTCCAGGCCCCTTAGAAACCctgttttttattctttttcttttttccctttgTAGGTTTCACTAATCCTTTTTAGGAAAAAATGTCTTCTATAGAAATTCTTACTCAGTACCTTCTGTTGATACCGATTTTATCATCAACCTTCGCACTCATCATAAGCTCTGTACCTCTGATGAGAATGAGCTAAAGTATGAACTGCTTGCCCCGGGTccggaagaccgggtttgtttcgGGAGGGCTTCTGAGGCAACCCCTCATTTTTTCTATATGTATGAGAGTATGATCACTCGCCTGGGcgtttttctccctttttctgattttgagaTTGCTGTTTTACGTCATTGTCGTGTTGCTCCTACCCAGcttcaccctaattcctggggttttctgaaaatttacCAGTTTGTCAGCCATGCTTTAGACTTTCCAACTGCTTTAaggattttctttttccttttccacATAACCAAGCCCTTTAGTGGGCAAAATAACAAGCAGcagtgggtgtctttccgagctatACAAGGTCAGAGAGTTTCACCCTTTTCGATGAATCctttcatgacttcaaaaattattttttcaaagttcaagccgtagagggtcaccacccctttttcctggatgagaatCTTTCCCCTCGCTTCCCTCTGTATTGGTTAgaggcctccccctgtgagaaatataGTTTGGAATATTTGGATGAGGTGGAGGCGGCCgctgtggggttcctccgagaagtatggGGGAGGGCCCCCTATCCGGATACCAAAAAATTTCTCCAGAGGTCGCCGACCTTTGTCCAGACACAACTAGGTAGCCTTTTATTTAGCCTTATTTCCGACTTATTTTTACTGACTTGTTTTTCCGATTTTAACTACCTCATTTGTTTTTTAcagagatggcgaagaagaatTCCAGAGAGTCTTACCAGCGAGTTCAGGAGACCAAGGCGAGGTCCCGCGCCAGGGTCGGCGGCGCTAGGGCGGCTGGTTCTTCCCTTCCTTCCCCTCCCCTCTCTTCTCGCAATTTGGGGACCCCTACCCAACCCATTGTCATTTCTTCCTCAGCCTCTTCTCTGCCGTCTCCTCCTCCCCGATCCTCCCCTGAGCCAGaaaagaagaagcgcaagactttaGAGTCTAGCTCTTCTTTTGAGGGTGATGCCAAGGTGG from Arachis ipaensis cultivar K30076 chromosome B02, Araip1.1, whole genome shotgun sequence harbors:
- the LOC107626100 gene encoding gibberellin receptor GID1B, with the translated sequence MTGSNEVNLNESKRVVPLNTWVLISNFKLAYNLLRRADGTFNRELDDFLDRKVPANTIPVDGVFSFDHVDKKTGLFNRVYQPAPENDARWGMIELEKPLSTTEVVPVIIFFHGGSFSHSSANSAIYDTFCRRLVSNCKAVVVSVNYRRSPEHRYPCAYEDGWAALKWVKSRVWLQSGKDSKVHVYMAGDSSGGNIAHHVAVRAAKEDVEILGNILLHPLFGGEKRTESEKKLDGKYFVKLQDRDWYWRAFLPEGEDRDHPACNPFGPRGKSIAGLKFPKSLVCVAGLDLLQDWQLEYVEGLKNSGQNVKLLYLKEATIGFYFLPNNDHFYCLMEEMKNFVNPNC